The Nitrospinota bacterium nucleotide sequence TATACAACAGCGATAATTACGCTCCCTTTTACCTTTGTGATTATGCCCAGGTTCGATAAGAGCGTTGATTTTCAGGAGAAGGTGACACTCCGCGATTGTAGCGGTACATCAACGGATGCAGGGACGGTTATTGATGTTGGCACCAGCGTTCCATTTACCACGAATGTAAACTCGGATTACCTCAGCACAAGTGATAGAACTGCCAGGGTTCATATGTTGATAAACGACCAGGCTACTTTTGAAGAAGAGTGGGCCGCCTATGATCCGGAAGGGAGAAATACCCTTCCAGAAGTCGATTTCAATACAAATTCGGTAATTGTAATCAATATGGGCATTCAGGGGAGTACCGACTATGGCATGACTATTACCGGGATAACTGCGGTGGAGAGCTATCTGCTGGTTGACGTTGTATCCGATCGTCCAGGATATTTTTGCGGGGCAGGAGCCGCGATGACACGACCGTACAGCTTTGTGACCATCCCAAAGAGTTTTGATCCGATCATTGTTCAGGATGCAATAATCCATAAACCACCATGTGCTGAAGGACCGATCAAGAGTGAAACCAGTGTCAATCCTGATAAAGGATCTAGTGTTACATTCATGAACCTTGTAAGTTCGGACTATCTCGGTCAAAGCGATAGGACAGCCAGAGTGTATATGGAGATAAATGACCAAACCACTTTTGAAGAAGAGTGGGTCGCCTACGATCCGGAAGGGAGAAATCCGATTCCCACCATTGATTTTGAAAAAGATATGGTAATTGTGATCAATATGGGTCTTCAATATTCAGGTGGTTACATAATTGGCGTTGCCGGGGTAACCGAAATGGAGAACTACGTAATGATCGAAACAAAATCTGAGATTCCTGGTAAAGATTGTTTGGTAACGAATGCGCTTACACGACCATATACATTTGTGGCAATTCCAAAGACAAATAAAGAAATTGTGTTCCAAGATAATATAAAAACCACATCTTGTATCGAATAGCCAGCCAGCATAGACACGGCCCGGGCATTATATTGATTTCCCGGTGTTAATGCCCGGTACAACTCCCCGAATAACCGCTCTTTCCATGCGTCTGGAATATGGTATATTGTATCGATAAGTACCTTTTAATCACAAACCAGCAAAGAGTAGGTTAATAAATAGCTTGTCGCCAGCGGAAATCGATTTTAAAAACCTTTCGGCTCTCGTAGTTGACGATTACGAAGCTATAAGAAGCAAGCTTACCTCAGCGCTGAACGCGCTTGGAATAAAGACAACCGAGGCGGTAAACGGCGTAAACGCGCTGGAGGTGCTTGCCAAGGAGAGCTTCGATATGATGTTCACCGACATAGTCATGCCGGAAATGGATGGCTTTGAGCTCTGCGAAGAGGTGAGGCGCAAGCCGGAACTTCGGAAAATGCCGGTGGTTGTCACCTCCACCCATGCCGACACGAACTACATCATAAAGGCGCTGAGGCTTGGCGCGGACGACTACCTGGCAAAGCCGATCGATAAGGAGCTTCTTCAAAAGGTTGTCCAGCGGATAATGCTCCCTTCAATGGATGAGGAAGAGAATGGCTGAATCGGTGTCGTCCGAAAACCTTCTGGTAAAGGTCGAAAATCTCGACAAGCTTCTTACCCTTGCGGGGGAGGTCATCATCTCCTCAAGCAACCTTGGTAACACATACAAAAATCTTCAGGCGCTCTACGACAGCAAGAAGCCTGTGAACCGGGACACGGTGGAGGTGATGGGGGATCTCTCTGCCGCAACCGCCGACATATCATCCGAGCTTCATCATCTGGTTCAGGCTATCAGGACGGTAAGCCTCAAGGATCTCAGTTTCCGCACAAGAAGGCTGGTGCGCGATATCTCCCGTAAAACGGGGAAGAGGGTCAATTTCGAATTTGAAGGGGAGGAGACCACAGTAGACAAAACTATAGTGGAAAATCTTTACGATCCGATCTCCCACCAGCTGAGGAACGCGATCGACCACGGGATAGAGGATTCCGAAGAGAGGAAAAAGAAAGGGAAGCCGGAAGAGGGGCTTGTTGTTATCCGCGTGTCGAACAGTGAAAACGAGACCATCATCGACATAGAGGATGACGGCGCCGGTATCGATCTTGAGAGGTTGCGCAAAAAAGCGATCGAACTTGGAAGGGTAAACGAATCGGATAATTTTACCGAGGGGATGGCGCTCGACATTATGTGCATGGCGGGGGTATCTACAGCCGAAGTCGTCTCGGAAGTATCGGGGCGCGGGGTCGGGATGGACGTGGTAAGGAGCATGCTGTCAAATCTTGGCGGTTCCATATCCTTTAAAACGGAAAAGGACAAGGGCTCCACGTTCACGTTTCGGGTGCCATTGGTATCGGCGGTCAATATTGTCGATGCGCTGGTGATAAGGAGCGGGAAACATATGTTTGCGTTCCCCATATCGACCGTAGCCGCGAGCATGTCGGTGCCGAAAAAACAGATAAACTCGACACTCGGCAAGGGGGAGATGGTGCATTACCTGGACAAGCTCCTGCCGCTGCACAATTTAAATAAGCTGCTGGACGGAACGGTAGTCGAGCACGAAGGTGAAAACCTCCCGGTGCTTGTGCTTGAGCACAAGAAAGAGTGGATAGCGCTTTCAATCTCGGAATTTCTCTCCCCGCAGAAACTTGTCATCATTCCGTTCAACGGCGCGCTGGAAGTCGAAGGGATCTCCGGCACCACCATCCTCGGAGGGAGGAGTCTCGGATTTATAGTTGATGTGAATTCGCTCATCGCCAGGGCTACGGGAAAGGGTAGGCGTCACCACCTGAGCCTTGCGGAAGCGGAATCCGCCGCCGGGAAGGCGCTGAAGAAAGGGAGGCTGGAAACCCAGGCTGTAAAAGTTGAAAAACACGCTGAGGTTGCGGATGAAGCGGCTATGGCGGACAAGAGGCCGGAAGCGGCGGCAAGACGCGAGATCGAAATACAGGAAGAGCCGCAGATAGAGAACGTAACGGAATTCATTCTTGAGATAGAAAAACTGGTGCCTCAGCTGAACGAATCCATTTTCGCTCTGGAGAAAAACCCCGGCGATATGGAAACCATCAACCTTGCTTTCAGACTGTTCCATACGATAAAGGGAAACCTCATAATGATCGGGTATTCAAAGGGCGGACAGACAGTTCACGCCGTCGAATCGGTTCTCGATTACGCGAGGGGGAAGAAGATAGATATCTCTCCGGAGATGATGGATATCCTTATGGACGGCGTTTCATATATTGAGGATCTTGTCAGGAAGGGTAAGGCCGGAGCCTGGCAGGATGAAGTATCGCAACATGTTTTGGAGGCGAGTGCGCGGGTATTGCCGGAGCAGAAGGTCGAGAAGAAGGAGGTCGGGGATGTCGTTACGGCGGAGATAGGGCTTTCGCACGAATCGTCCTACCGCATGAACAACTACCGCAAGCTCAAGACCCCGTTTTACAACTGCTATGTGGAATTCGATTCCGGTAGACAGCCGCCGTTCCTCGTCGCGTGCCTTATCTATAAGCGCATTTCAGAAGTGGGCGACGTGCTAGGAACGGTTCCACCTCTTGAAGATATTGAGAATGGAATTATGGAAGGGAAGTTTAAACTGCTGTTTGCTTCCTCCAGAGAGCCGGAAAAGGCCGAAAAATTTCTCTACTCGGTACTTACCCGGCATTACGGG carries:
- a CDS encoding ATP-binding protein — encoded protein: MAESVSSENLLVKVENLDKLLTLAGEVIISSSNLGNTYKNLQALYDSKKPVNRDTVEVMGDLSAATADISSELHHLVQAIRTVSLKDLSFRTRRLVRDISRKTGKRVNFEFEGEETTVDKTIVENLYDPISHQLRNAIDHGIEDSEERKKKGKPEEGLVVIRVSNSENETIIDIEDDGAGIDLERLRKKAIELGRVNESDNFTEGMALDIMCMAGVSTAEVVSEVSGRGVGMDVVRSMLSNLGGSISFKTEKDKGSTFTFRVPLVSAVNIVDALVIRSGKHMFAFPISTVAASMSVPKKQINSTLGKGEMVHYLDKLLPLHNLNKLLDGTVVEHEGENLPVLVLEHKKEWIALSISEFLSPQKLVIIPFNGALEVEGISGTTILGGRSLGFIVDVNSLIARATGKGRRHHLSLAEAESAAGKALKKGRLETQAVKVEKHAEVADEAAMADKRPEAAARREIEIQEEPQIENVTEFILEIEKLVPQLNESIFALEKNPGDMETINLAFRLFHTIKGNLIMIGYSKGGQTVHAVESVLDYARGKKIDISPEMMDILMDGVSYIEDLVRKGKAGAWQDEVSQHVLEASARVLPEQKVEKKEVGDVVTAEIGLSHESSYRMNNYRKLKTPFYNCYVEFDSGRQPPFLVACLIYKRISEVGDVLGTVPPLEDIENGIMEGKFKLLFASSREPEKAEKFLYSVLTRHYGATIVKINRFG
- a CDS encoding response regulator; this translates as MSPAEIDFKNLSALVVDDYEAIRSKLTSALNALGIKTTEAVNGVNALEVLAKESFDMMFTDIVMPEMDGFELCEEVRRKPELRKMPVVVTSTHADTNYIIKALRLGADDYLAKPIDKELLQKVVQRIMLPSMDEEENG
- a CDS encoding protease complex subunit PrcB family protein: MKLVSGLALICGVLLFGCSGDMTASTNDAGTSVEFKTIISSDFLGQSEKTEKRFDVLRSQSTLDYIYPEYDPEGKYPIPAVDFEKDMVILASLGVKGSGGYSIAVTGITNKKESVLVDVESEYPGNCYTTAIITLPFTFVIMPRFDKSVDFQEKVTLRDCSGTSTDAGTVIDVGTSVPFTTNVNSDYLSTSDRTARVHMLINDQATFEEEWAAYDPEGRNTLPEVDFNTNSVIVINMGIQGSTDYGMTITGITAVESYLLVDVVSDRPGYFCGAGAAMTRPYSFVTIPKSFDPIIVQDAIIHKPPCAEGPIKSETSVNPDKGSSVTFMNLVSSDYLGQSDRTARVYMEINDQTTFEEEWVAYDPEGRNPIPTIDFEKDMVIVINMGLQYSGGYIIGVAGVTEMENYVMIETKSEIPGKDCLVTNALTRPYTFVAIPKTNKEIVFQDNIKTTSCIE